From the genome of Nitrosopumilus sp., one region includes:
- a CDS encoding argininosuccinate synthase: MTQKGILAFSGGLDTSVVVKYLQDEHDMDVITVTVDVGQGEDWKKIAAKAKKLGVKKHYNIDAKKEFVKDYIFPSIKANALYQKKYCLATALARPLIAEKVLEIAKKEKVTSLAHGCSGKGNDQVRFDITLRSGSDLPIIAPIRDKNLDRDTELKFAKKHGIKIDTVAKKFSIDQNLWGRAIEGGVLEDPFNEPPDDAFIWIKTKNLPDKPTYLEIEFDKGIPVRVDGKSMEPLKLIEYINKKAGNAGIGIVDHIEDRVVGIKSREVYETPAATCLIEAHSDLEKMVHTKHENKFKSMIDDEWSYLVYSGLWQDPLKTDLDGFIEASQKPVSGTVKLKMFKGSLRVVGRKSSNSLYSHDIATYGVESTFDQRLAKGFVELWGMQSTEANKLQKKRSTKT, translated from the coding sequence ATGACTCAAAAAGGGATTCTTGCATTTTCAGGAGGACTGGATACATCAGTGGTTGTAAAATACCTGCAAGATGAACATGATATGGATGTCATTACTGTCACAGTAGACGTTGGACAAGGTGAGGACTGGAAAAAAATTGCCGCAAAGGCAAAAAAACTTGGAGTGAAAAAGCACTATAACATAGATGCAAAAAAAGAATTTGTCAAAGATTACATTTTCCCATCAATAAAAGCAAATGCCCTTTATCAAAAAAAATATTGTCTTGCAACTGCATTAGCCAGACCACTAATTGCAGAAAAGGTTTTAGAGATTGCAAAAAAAGAAAAAGTCACATCACTTGCGCACGGCTGTTCCGGAAAAGGAAATGATCAGGTAAGATTTGATATTACGCTACGTTCAGGCTCAGATCTTCCAATCATAGCGCCAATTAGAGATAAAAATTTGGATAGAGATACCGAATTAAAATTTGCAAAAAAACATGGAATTAAAATTGATACGGTGGCAAAAAAGTTCAGTATTGATCAAAATTTGTGGGGACGTGCAATTGAGGGCGGAGTATTAGAAGATCCATTTAACGAACCACCTGACGACGCATTTATTTGGATTAAAACAAAAAATTTGCCTGATAAACCAACCTATTTGGAAATTGAATTCGATAAAGGAATTCCCGTCAGAGTTGACGGCAAGTCTATGGAACCGCTAAAACTAATCGAGTACATCAACAAAAAAGCAGGTAATGCAGGCATCGGAATAGTTGATCACATAGAAGACAGAGTGGTAGGAATCAAGTCTCGCGAAGTGTATGAAACCCCAGCAGCCACATGTCTGATTGAGGCTCATTCAGACTTGGAAAAAATGGTTCACACCAAACACGAAAACAAGTTCAAATCAATGATCGATGACGAATGGTCATATTTGGTATATTCAGGACTTTGGCAAGATCCCCTGAAAACGGATCTGGATGGATTTATCGAAGCCTCGCAAAAGCCAGTCTCCGGAACGGTGAAACTAAAGATGTTCAAGGGGAGTCTAAGAGTAGTCGGAAGAAAATCCAGCAATTCATTGTACAGTCACGATATTGCAACTTATGGGGTGGAATCAACATTTGATCAAAGACTAGCCAAGGGATTTGTAGAATTATGGGGAATGCAGTCAACAGAAGCTAATAAATTACAAAAGAAAAGGTCAACAAAAACATGA
- a CDS encoding lysine biosynthesis protein LysW, with amino-acid sequence MNCPECDATLNIPDDASVGEIVSCPDCGADFEISKKDGTNVELKQAETVGEDWGE; translated from the coding sequence ATGAACTGCCCAGAATGTGATGCAACATTAAACATCCCAGACGATGCCTCAGTAGGAGAGATAGTCTCCTGTCCTGATTGCGGTGCTGACTTTGAAATCTCAAAAAAAGACGGAACAAATGTCGAGCTTAAGCAAGCAGAAACCGTAGGCGAAGACTGGGGAGAGTGA
- the lysX gene encoding lysine biosynthesis protein LysX, translated as MSKVCIVFDRLRAEEKMLKKEASELGHDAVMLDAKITQINTDSKKEDYDFGNVVLERCVSYFRGLHFTASLEFLDIPVLNKFEVANICGNKMFMTLLLKKNNIPTPKTYFSFSSESAAENLEAVGFPLVIKPVIGSWGRGVMPLKDKDTMEAVFEIRDITDSPHDRIYYLQELIKRPPRDIRVITVGDEPIAAMYRKSSGGFKTNVALGAEPELCKITKEMEDLAVKSSKAMGGGILGIDMMEDDERGLIVHEVNNTVEFKGLAKVAQRNIPKEMIEFALNYVRK; from the coding sequence ATGTCAAAAGTTTGCATAGTTTTTGACCGCCTAAGGGCGGAAGAAAAGATGCTGAAAAAAGAGGCATCAGAATTAGGTCATGATGCAGTGATGCTTGATGCAAAAATTACCCAGATCAACACAGATAGCAAAAAAGAAGACTATGATTTTGGCAATGTTGTTTTAGAAAGATGTGTGAGTTACTTTAGAGGACTTCATTTCACGGCAAGTCTAGAATTTTTAGACATTCCAGTCCTTAACAAATTTGAGGTTGCAAATATCTGTGGAAATAAAATGTTCATGACTTTGCTATTGAAAAAAAACAACATTCCAACGCCAAAAACATATTTTTCATTTTCAAGCGAAAGTGCAGCAGAGAATTTAGAGGCAGTGGGATTTCCACTAGTGATCAAACCAGTAATCGGCAGTTGGGGAAGAGGGGTGATGCCTCTCAAGGACAAGGATACCATGGAAGCAGTTTTTGAGATCAGAGACATTACAGATAGTCCTCATGACAGAATTTACTACTTGCAAGAATTAATCAAGAGGCCGCCAAGAGACATCAGAGTAATAACAGTAGGAGATGAGCCCATTGCAGCCATGTATAGAAAATCATCAGGGGGATTTAAGACCAATGTCGCACTCGGAGCAGAACCGGAACTTTGTAAGATCACAAAGGAGATGGAAGATTTGGCAGTCAAATCATCAAAAGCTATGGGGGGAGGAATTCTAGGAATTGACATGATGGAAGATGACGAGAGAGGATTGATTGTTCATGAAGTCAACAATACAGTGGAATTCAAAGGATTGGCAAAGGTCGCACAGCGAAACATCCCAAAAGAGATGATAGAATTCGCCCTAAACTACGTTAGAAAATAA
- a CDS encoding N-acetyl-gamma-glutamyl-phosphate reductase: MKVGVVGASGYVGGETLRLLVNHPKVEISMVTSRQHVGEYLHRIQPSLKGFTDLTFSELDYDKLTDQCDVVFTAVPHGTATEIVKALYDRGIKVIDLSADYRLHNQEAYDKWYGWEHPHPDYLEKSVFGVPELHREEIKKAQLVSCPGCMAVTSMLALAPLIKNDIIDTEHIVVDSKIGSSGAGSGSGTAHAMRAGVIRPYKPAKHRHTGEIEQELSQIAGKKIRVSMSPHAVDVVRGILCTNHTFMKKDIEEKELWKIYRKDYGEERFVRLIRDKKGLYKFPDPKFLVGSNFCDIGFDLDEDNNRLIALSASDNLMKGAAGSAIQNMNVMCGFDEMDGLRYTPLTPV, from the coding sequence ATGAAAGTGGGTGTTGTAGGAGCTTCAGGATATGTAGGCGGAGAGACGCTTCGTTTGCTAGTAAACCATCCAAAAGTGGAGATCTCGATGGTCACATCAAGACAGCATGTTGGAGAGTACCTACACAGAATACAACCAAGTTTGAAGGGATTTACAGATCTTACTTTTTCGGAATTAGATTATGATAAATTAACAGATCAGTGTGACGTAGTGTTCACAGCAGTACCACACGGTACCGCAACAGAGATTGTAAAAGCATTGTATGACAGAGGAATCAAAGTAATTGACCTGAGTGCAGACTATAGACTGCATAATCAGGAAGCATATGACAAATGGTATGGCTGGGAACATCCACATCCAGATTACCTAGAAAAATCAGTCTTCGGAGTACCAGAACTACACAGAGAAGAGATTAAGAAGGCACAGTTGGTTTCCTGTCCAGGATGCATGGCAGTAACATCAATGTTGGCACTTGCACCACTAATTAAAAACGACATAATTGACACTGAACATATTGTCGTAGATTCAAAAATTGGCTCATCTGGCGCAGGTTCCGGTTCAGGAACCGCTCATGCAATGAGAGCAGGAGTGATCAGACCGTACAAGCCAGCAAAACACAGACATACAGGCGAGATTGAGCAAGAGCTGAGTCAGATAGCAGGAAAGAAAATTCGCGTTTCGATGAGTCCACACGCAGTAGACGTGGTTCGTGGAATTCTATGTACAAATCACACATTTATGAAAAAGGATATCGAGGAGAAAGAATTATGGAAAATATATCGTAAAGATTATGGCGAAGAGAGATTTGTCAGATTGATCAGAGATAAAAAAGGATTGTATAAATTCCCAGATCCAAAATTCCTAGTAGGTTCAAACTTTTGTGATATCGGATTTGATCTGGATGAAGATAATAATAGATTAATCGCATTGTCTGCATCAGACAACCTGATGAAAGGTGCAGCAGGTTCTGCCATTCAAAACATGAATGTAATGTGCGGTTTTGATGAAATGGACGGACTCAGATACACTCCACTAACTCCCGTTTAG
- a CDS encoding [LysW]-aminoadipate/[LysW]-glutamate kinase — protein MITIKIGGSVVDDLHQSTISDIKKIAETEGIIIVHGGGKEVTKVCEQLGKEPKFVTSPSGIKSRYTDKETAEIFTMVMSGRINKTIVQMLQKNGINAIGLSGMDAKVIEADRKKKLLIVNEKGRKQAIDGGYTGKIREVNSKFIKSLLAQGLTPVISPIAMSEESEFLNIDGDRAAAYVAGKVGCDKVLFITNVDGLLMDDKLVEKLTLAEAKEIRPKIGPGMEKKILASTEALDMGVTEALIGNGQRENPISSAIAHDNCTVIEHE, from the coding sequence ATGATCACCATCAAAATTGGCGGAAGCGTAGTAGATGATTTGCACCAGTCAACTATTTCAGATATTAAAAAAATAGCAGAAACTGAAGGAATAATCATAGTTCATGGAGGAGGCAAAGAAGTCACAAAGGTTTGTGAACAGCTTGGAAAAGAACCAAAATTTGTCACATCACCAAGTGGCATCAAGAGCAGATATACTGACAAAGAAACTGCAGAAATTTTCACCATGGTAATGTCAGGCAGGATTAACAAAACAATCGTTCAAATGCTTCAAAAAAACGGCATCAATGCAATTGGCCTATCAGGAATGGATGCAAAGGTCATCGAAGCAGATAGAAAAAAGAAACTGCTCATAGTAAATGAAAAAGGCAGGAAACAAGCAATTGATGGCGGATATACGGGCAAAATCAGAGAGGTGAATTCAAAATTTATCAAATCATTATTAGCACAAGGCCTTACGCCTGTAATTTCACCCATTGCGATGAGTGAAGAATCAGAATTTCTCAACATCGACGGAGACAGGGCTGCAGCATACGTTGCAGGAAAAGTTGGATGTGACAAAGTATTATTCATTACAAATGTGGATGGCCTGTTGATGGATGATAAACTGGTGGAGAAACTAACATTGGCAGAGGCAAAAGAGATCAGACCCAAAATAGGACCAGGCATGGAGAAAAAAATCCTGGCATCCACAGAAGCATTAGACATGGGAGTTACAGAAGCACTGATTGGAAATGGTCAGAGAGAAAACCCCATCTCATCAGCTATCGCGCACGATAATTGTACGGTGATTGAACATGAGTGA
- a CDS encoding acetylornithine/succinylornithine family transaminase yields MSEEQFMGNLYQRFPVTIEKGDGAHVWDVDGKEYIDCMGGYGVALVGHRNQRVNNAVKEQVDKIITVHSSLYNKTREEFLTKLIGLAPEGLTQVHLNNSGAEAIEAAMKFARKFTGKKGMVAMKGSYHGKSFGALSLTFNPKYRKAFQPLVEKVSFASFGDIESLRSVIDDDTAFVILEPIQGESGIIVAPEGFLQEVRKICDEKGIVLIFDEIQAGLGRTGRLWACDHWNTAPDILCLAKGIAGGVPMGATLVRQDILSSMSKGEHSSTFGGNPISCAAGIAALTSLTEDGLIENSEKMGEKFRKGLEDLKEKHTMIREIRGKGLMIGIEMKFEVRNILMTLIKKGVLMLYSGRNILRILPPLVISEDDVTKVLHALDSTLTEEEQKRNVQG; encoded by the coding sequence ATGAGTGAAGAGCAATTCATGGGAAACCTCTATCAAAGATTTCCAGTAACGATTGAGAAAGGAGACGGAGCTCACGTATGGGATGTGGACGGAAAAGAATACATCGATTGTATGGGAGGATACGGAGTGGCTTTAGTAGGTCATCGAAACCAGAGAGTCAATAATGCAGTAAAGGAACAGGTGGATAAGATCATCACAGTTCACAGTTCATTATACAATAAAACAAGAGAAGAATTTTTAACGAAACTTATAGGATTGGCACCAGAAGGCCTCACGCAAGTCCACCTAAACAACAGTGGTGCAGAAGCTATAGAAGCCGCAATGAAGTTTGCAAGAAAGTTTACAGGCAAAAAAGGAATGGTTGCGATGAAAGGATCATATCATGGGAAATCATTCGGGGCATTGTCATTAACGTTTAATCCAAAATACAGAAAGGCATTTCAGCCACTAGTTGAGAAAGTGTCATTTGCATCATTTGGAGATATTGAATCCCTACGATCAGTAATTGATGACGATACAGCTTTTGTAATTTTAGAACCAATACAGGGAGAAAGCGGGATAATTGTTGCACCTGAAGGATTTTTGCAAGAAGTCAGAAAAATTTGTGATGAGAAGGGAATCGTGTTGATTTTTGACGAAATACAAGCTGGTTTGGGTAGGACCGGAAGATTATGGGCATGTGATCATTGGAATACAGCACCAGATATCTTGTGTCTTGCAAAAGGGATTGCAGGAGGAGTGCCAATGGGGGCAACTCTCGTAAGACAGGACATACTATCTTCAATGAGTAAGGGAGAGCATTCATCAACATTTGGCGGCAATCCAATATCTTGTGCAGCCGGAATTGCAGCACTTACATCATTAACAGAAGACGGGTTAATTGAAAATTCAGAAAAAATGGGAGAAAAATTCAGAAAAGGACTGGAAGATCTTAAAGAGAAACACACCATGATACGAGAAATTCGAGGCAAAGGTCTCATGATAGGAATTGAGATGAAATTTGAAGTTAGGAATATTTTGATGACATTAATTAAAAAAGGAGTTCTAATGCTTTACTCTGGGAGAAACATACTGAGAATTCTCCCACCATTAGTGATATCTGAAGATGATGTAACAAAAGTTTTACATGCTCTTGATTCCACACTAACTGAAGAGGAGCAAAAAAGAAATGTACAAGGATAA
- a CDS encoding AsnC family transcriptional regulator — MYKDKVDEKIISYLKEDSRESFVYIGKKLKLSESAVRRRVKNLVDSGTIKKFTVELGEENNTSAIVLVSVDSATDTSKVSLKLAKLDGVKTVYEITGQYDITTIMSATSIAEINNTIDALRKISGVVDTNTVIILRKII; from the coding sequence ATGTACAAGGATAAAGTAGATGAAAAAATTATCAGTTATCTAAAAGAAGATTCCAGAGAATCTTTTGTATACATTGGTAAAAAACTAAAACTTTCAGAATCAGCAGTAAGAAGACGAGTAAAAAATTTGGTAGACAGCGGCACCATCAAAAAATTTACTGTGGAACTAGGTGAAGAAAACAATACCAGCGCCATAGTTTTGGTTTCAGTTGATTCTGCAACAGACACGTCAAAAGTATCATTAAAACTTGCTAAGTTAGACGGAGTAAAAACAGTCTATGAAATTACAGGACAGTACGACATTACAACAATCATGAGTGCGACAAGCATTGCTGAAATTAACAATACAATAGATGCATTAAGAAAGATTTCAGGCGTAGTAGATACAAACACGGTCATCATTTTGAGAAAAATAATTTAA
- a CDS encoding 2-isopropylmalate synthase: protein MKDPNHYANIYNSYDKNPKKIRVLDSTLREGEQHPGVSFTNKQRIQIAWMLDYFGVDQIEISPVVSNDHKEATKTIIKQGLNADIVSHGRALKEDIDISLDCDAKWCAAYLGISDIHLKDKLRISRSEALERAVGTVEYAKDHGLKIRFTVEDGSRAEPEFLLKVCKAIEAAGVDRISLPDTVGILRPIGMYNFVKKVREVVDVPLDAHVHNDIGFALANAFSACDAGVDQIHTTIDGIGERTGIPPLAEVAVALTYLYKSPNDFRLDMLLDLSRLIEEYTSIKPYDSKPIVGTSAYKHKAGTHLAAILKNPAAYEPIPPRAVGNKRRIVFGELAGKTGAAYLMSLLGLEKDDKGAKAVAAGLKGLRMGDLIEIPLEDRLEKKIINDK from the coding sequence ATGAAGGATCCGAATCATTATGCTAACATTTACAACTCGTATGATAAAAACCCGAAAAAAATTAGGGTTCTAGACAGTACATTAAGAGAAGGAGAACAACATCCAGGAGTCTCTTTTACAAATAAACAAAGAATACAGATTGCATGGATGTTAGATTATTTTGGAGTAGACCAGATTGAAATTTCACCAGTGGTATCAAATGATCACAAAGAGGCAACAAAAACAATCATCAAGCAAGGACTTAATGCAGACATTGTTTCTCATGGACGAGCCCTAAAAGAAGACATAGACATTTCATTGGATTGTGATGCAAAATGGTGTGCCGCATATTTAGGAATTTCAGATATACACCTAAAAGACAAACTAAGGATTTCCAGGAGCGAAGCACTTGAAAGGGCAGTGGGCACCGTAGAATATGCAAAAGATCATGGTTTGAAAATTAGATTTACAGTTGAAGACGGCAGCAGAGCAGAACCAGAATTTCTGTTAAAAGTTTGTAAAGCCATTGAAGCTGCAGGAGTAGATAGAATCAGCCTTCCAGACACGGTAGGAATTTTACGTCCAATTGGAATGTATAATTTTGTCAAAAAAGTCAGGGAAGTTGTAGATGTTCCATTAGATGCACACGTTCACAATGACATCGGTTTTGCGTTAGCTAACGCATTTTCAGCATGTGATGCTGGAGTTGATCAAATTCATACAACAATAGATGGAATTGGAGAAAGGACAGGCATTCCACCTCTTGCAGAAGTCGCAGTTGCATTGACCTACCTTTACAAATCACCAAATGATTTCAGACTAGACATGTTACTAGATCTATCCAGACTAATTGAAGAGTATACTTCAATCAAGCCATATGACTCAAAACCTATTGTAGGCACATCAGCATACAAACACAAGGCAGGTACACATCTTGCCGCAATTCTCAAAAATCCTGCTGCCTATGAGCCAATCCCCCCAAGAGCAGTAGGAAACAAGAGAAGAATAGTATTTGGAGAACTTGCAGGGAAAACAGGTGCTGCATATTTGATGTCATTGCTAGGATTAGAGAAAGATGACAAGGGAGCAAAAGCAGTTGCTGCAGGGTTGAAAGGTCTCAGAATGGGAGATCTCATCGAGATTCCCCTGGAAGATAGACTTGAAAAAAAGATAATTAATGATAAATAA
- a CDS encoding lysine biosynthesis protein LysW, with product MSKCEECDADIPIPSDALEGEIVTCPECGASFELAKGSDGFNLKPAQTVGEDWGQ from the coding sequence ATGTCAAAATGTGAAGAATGTGATGCAGATATCCCCATACCAAGCGATGCGCTTGAAGGAGAGATTGTAACATGTCCGGAATGTGGTGCAAGTTTTGAATTGGCAAAAGGTTCAGATGGTTTCAATCTAAAGCCAGCCCAAACGGTTGGCGAGGATTGGGGACAGTGA
- the lysX gene encoding lysine biosynthesis protein LysX: MNPDVTILYDTIRWEEKALLEAGKKNNISIQMVDCKKLALDLEKKPEDYGIVIQRCVSYYRNLHSTAALEGLGVKVINCLNTGVFAGNKLFTHMLLKKFGVPTPDATVAFSKDAALQALEKQGYPKVIKPTVGSWGRLISKLNDSDAAEGIIESRENMYPIYQVHYLEEFVKRPPRDIRAIMVGDKIVAAIYRISKHWKTNMALGGIAEPCKVTQEMEEMCIKAKNAVQGDIVGVDLMESDEKGLVVHEVNNTTEYKNTVRVCDVDIPSLMLDYALKIEE; the protein is encoded by the coding sequence GTGAATCCTGATGTCACCATTCTTTACGATACCATCCGTTGGGAAGAAAAAGCTCTACTAGAAGCTGGTAAAAAAAACAACATCAGCATACAGATGGTTGATTGTAAGAAACTAGCACTGGATTTAGAAAAAAAACCCGAAGACTATGGAATAGTTATTCAAAGATGTGTAAGTTACTATAGGAACCTCCACTCTACTGCAGCTCTTGAAGGTTTAGGAGTCAAAGTAATCAACTGTTTGAACACAGGAGTATTTGCAGGAAACAAGTTATTCACACATATGTTATTAAAGAAATTTGGAGTTCCAACACCAGACGCCACAGTAGCATTTTCAAAAGATGCCGCATTACAGGCACTGGAAAAACAGGGATATCCCAAGGTAATCAAACCAACCGTAGGCAGCTGGGGCAGATTAATTTCAAAATTAAACGATAGTGATGCAGCTGAAGGGATTATTGAAAGCAGGGAAAACATGTACCCCATATACCAAGTCCATTATCTAGAAGAGTTTGTAAAAAGGCCGCCAAGAGACATAAGGGCAATCATGGTAGGAGACAAAATTGTTGCGGCAATTTATAGAATTTCCAAACATTGGAAAACCAACATGGCGTTAGGCGGAATTGCTGAACCGTGTAAAGTGACACAGGAAATGGAAGAGATGTGTATCAAGGCAAAAAATGCAGTTCAAGGAGATATTGTAGGCGTAGATTTGATGGAAAGCGATGAGAAAGGGCTAGTCGTACACGAAGTAAACAACACGACAGAATACAAAAATACAGTCAGAGTGTGCGATGTAGACATTCCTTCCCTAATGCTAGACTATGCGCTGAAAATAGAAGAGTAA
- a CDS encoding M20/M25/M40 family metallo-hydrolase yields the protein MDTNFTVTPRFAVKMLEKALKLYTPSLSEKPMAEFLADKCDDLGFEDIQIDEVGNIIARKGSGSPRIMLCGHMDVVPGKVKVRKEDDSLYGRGASDAKAPLMAMLFAAASIQNNNGTVFFVGAVDEEGNATGIKNLVKKEMNIDYAVFGEPSGIKQVTIAYKGRLAINLKVSVNNSSHASAPWLSKNAIQESMIFAKELKERLEKNQEGRTKGMLLTVTVTEIKGGTSHNVTPKECETIFDIRIPVDMNCKSIEQKIATCVKEVSQERGVEAFYSILDETEPFEAPHNSAIVRAFTLGVMDIEHSRPTLIRKTGTGDMNVLGNQWNIPVVTYGPGDPHQAHTIDEKVSIDEYLRGIEIIKKMLQHLKRLHDKKMQ from the coding sequence TTGGACACTAATTTTACAGTAACACCAAGGTTTGCAGTAAAGATGTTAGAGAAAGCACTAAAGCTGTACACTCCATCTCTTAGTGAAAAGCCGATGGCAGAATTTTTGGCTGACAAATGTGATGATCTAGGATTTGAAGACATCCAAATAGACGAAGTTGGAAATATTATTGCCAGAAAAGGATCAGGATCTCCAAGAATAATGCTATGTGGGCACATGGATGTAGTCCCAGGGAAAGTCAAGGTCAGAAAAGAAGACGATTCCCTCTACGGACGCGGTGCATCAGATGCAAAAGCCCCACTAATGGCAATGCTGTTTGCCGCAGCATCAATTCAAAACAACAACGGAACAGTATTTTTTGTAGGTGCTGTAGATGAGGAAGGAAACGCGACAGGAATAAAAAATCTCGTCAAAAAAGAAATGAACATAGATTATGCAGTATTTGGGGAACCAAGTGGAATCAAGCAGGTTACCATCGCATACAAGGGAAGACTGGCAATCAATCTCAAAGTCAGTGTAAACAACAGCTCTCATGCAAGTGCACCATGGCTTTCAAAAAACGCAATTCAAGAATCAATGATTTTTGCAAAAGAGCTAAAGGAAAGGTTAGAGAAAAACCAAGAGGGCAGAACCAAGGGCATGTTATTGACAGTGACAGTCACTGAAATCAAAGGCGGAACCAGTCATAATGTGACCCCAAAAGAATGTGAAACCATTTTTGACATTAGAATTCCAGTAGATATGAACTGTAAATCAATTGAACAAAAAATTGCAACATGTGTAAAAGAGGTCTCACAGGAAAGAGGGGTTGAAGCGTTTTATTCAATTCTTGACGAAACAGAACCATTTGAAGCGCCACATAATTCGGCAATTGTCAGAGCATTTACACTAGGAGTTATGGACATAGAGCATTCCAGACCAACCCTGATCAGAAAAACAGGCACAGGAGACATGAACGTATTAGGAAATCAATGGAACATTCCGGTTGTCACATATGGTCCAGGAGATCCACATCAGGCTCATACGATCGATGAAAAAGTATCGATTGATGAATATCTTCGAGGGATAGAAATTATCAAGAAAATGCTACAGCACTTAAAAAGACTCCATGATAAAAAGATGCAATAA
- the dph5 gene encoding diphthine synthase codes for MLWFIGLGISGFKSIPMEAIDVLSNVDIVYLEQFTSPIGKSDLSKIKNAVKGEFKLAKRWLVEDGKEILKNAKKKKVALLAYGDPYIATTHIELRTRAIEEKIKTHSIHASSSITSMIGECGLHFYKIGRIATIMSEMSLTTPYYVIYKNIIEGNHTVLLLEYNQDKNFFLDPKDALCDLLETEKGQTRKVISSSSYAIVASRIGFKDQKIISGNISSLKKMDFGKAPHTIIIPGRLHFTETDALKMLGQCLDEPYDNTEKVKKISNQMMKKYVPMVREALEEVIPLYKEQKEFHGILENAELYVKDAEKFLEDGQEEVAILSIGYADGLVDALRLAKGLDPKM; via the coding sequence ATGCTGTGGTTCATAGGTTTAGGAATTTCGGGATTCAAGTCAATCCCCATGGAAGCAATAGATGTTTTGTCAAATGTAGACATCGTATATCTTGAGCAATTTACCAGTCCAATTGGAAAATCGGATCTAAGCAAAATTAAGAATGCGGTAAAAGGTGAATTCAAACTTGCAAAGAGATGGCTAGTTGAAGATGGAAAAGAAATTTTAAAGAATGCAAAGAAGAAGAAAGTCGCTCTGCTGGCTTATGGTGATCCATACATTGCAACAACTCACATCGAACTAAGGACCAGGGCAATAGAAGAAAAAATAAAAACACACTCCATCCACGCGTCATCATCCATCACATCAATGATTGGGGAATGCGGTTTGCATTTTTACAAGATTGGCAGAATTGCAACGATAATGAGCGAAATGTCCCTCACCACACCATATTATGTAATTTACAAAAACATAATTGAAGGGAATCACACAGTACTCCTGCTAGAATATAATCAAGACAAGAACTTTTTCTTAGATCCAAAAGACGCATTATGTGATCTTCTGGAAACGGAGAAAGGACAGACAAGAAAGGTCATCAGCTCGTCATCATATGCAATAGTTGCTTCAAGAATAGGATTTAAAGACCAAAAAATCATTTCAGGAAATATATCCAGTCTAAAAAAAATGGACTTCGGAAAAGCACCACATACAATAATCATTCCAGGGAGGCTACATTTTACAGAGACTGACGCCTTGAAAATGCTCGGACAATGTCTTGATGAGCCATATGACAATACAGAAAAAGTTAAGAAGATTTCCAATCAGATGATGAAAAAATACGTGCCGATGGTCAGAGAAGCACTTGAAGAAGTAATCCCACTGTATAAAGAACAAAAAGAGTTTCATGGAATTTTGGAAAATGCAGAATTATACGTTAAAGACGCAGAAAAATTCTTGGAGGACGGTCAAGAAGAAGTGGCAATTTTGAGCATAGGGTATGCTGATGGTCTTGTCGATGCATTGAGATTGGCCAAAGGTCTTGATCCAAAGATGTGA